The Myxococcales bacterium genome includes the window GTAAATTTTTTATGTTCGGGATAGCGCGCGATAAAGGCCTCGAGGCGCGCGATCATGTCGACGCCGCGCTCGCCGGCGATGCGTTCGGCCGCCGCAATGCGCTGCGCATAACGCTTTTCCAGCGTCGACATGCGGTCATCAAATTCGCGGCGCACGATGCTCTTAAGCCGAAGCTGATGCAAATCCGCCGCGCGCATGAAGCGGAGAAAATCGTCCTCGACATCGCGCAACGCGACGAATTCGTCGGGTGAAAGCGGTGCGCCAACCGCCAATCCGGGCGCCGGCGTGCTTACCGGCGGTGGTGGTGGAGGCAGCGCGCTTGGCTGCGCGAGCGCACGATCGCTGGCCGCTAGCGGCAGCATGGTGACGACAAGCAACGACGCCATGAGGCGGTGCCGCACCGTTGATGCGGCCATTAATGAACTTGCTTGGGCTACCCGGCTCATGGCTGGCTCCCTTCGCCGCCCGGGGCGGGCGCGGTGGGCGTGGTGGGCTCGCCGGCCTTGGCGGCTTGGTCTTCCTCGATGAGATCGCGAAACTCATCGCGCAGATGTTTGAGCTCGCGGCTCCGTTCAAGTGTCAGCTTGGTCAAATCTTCTAGGCCTTCTTCGCGTTGCGACCAGTGCACGTCGACGACGCCGACGTCGCTGCGCACCAAGATTTCGTAAAATTTGCCGATCACCTCGCGAAACGCGAACGCCAACACGTCGGTGCCGATGACATCGGACTGGCCTTGCGTGCCCTCAAACTCGCCGCGATGCGCGAGCAAATCGGCGCGGATCTGTTCAAGCTCGGCGCGTACTTCAACCAGCTGGCCATCGACCAAGCTGTCGATGCGCGCGATCAATTCATCCGCCGTGGTCCAGGCGGCGCCGCCACGTGTGGCGATATCGCCAGCCTTGGCGAGCTGCGAGGCGCGGGCCCACACCGGCAAGGCAACGGCAAATTCGGCGGCGTACGCGCCCGCCAGGGCCGCGATGAGATCGCGCCGCCTCAAGGCCACTTCGTCGCTCACGCCGGCCTGATCGCGCCCAACGTCGATCTCACGCGCCAGCACCTGTAACTCTTGGCGCTGCAGGTCGATCTCAATGTCATAGGCGGCCAAGGCCTGGTCGGTTTCAAGCCTTTGCGCCGGGGTCAGCGGCGGCTTGGCTTCGCTTGCGTACTTGCGCAGCGCCTTCGAGGTGGCGATGAGCCCATCGAGCTGCAATTCCATGGTGGCGGCGTCTTGCGCGAGGCTGTCATATTCGGCGCGCGCCGCGGCGACGCGGTCGGCCGCCGGCTTGTCCGAGCCAGGCAATGCCGCCAATTCTGTTTCCAGCGCTTGGCGCGCGTCGCGGGCGGTTTTGATCGAGCTGCCCTCGCCGCCTTGCACGTGCGCGGCTTCACGAGCGGCGCCCTCGCGCGCCAGCTCGAGGTATATGGCGAGCAATTCCTCACGCACCGCGAGCGCGCGCTGCCGCTTTTTAGCCAGCGCGGGAAACAAGCTGACGCGATGCTCAGCCGAGAGTGCCGCGTCGACGCGGGCGATCATGTCCTCCGCCGTGCGCAAGTCGTCGCCGATGTCGCCGAGGTCTTGGTTGGCAACCGTAAGACGCTTAACCGCGGCATCGTCGCGCACCCATGCTGCTGCCAACTCTGGCATCGTCGCCGAGGCGGTAAAGGCGTCTGCCGCGCGCGAGGTGATTTGGCCCAAATAGAGCCGCGTATCGCGCTGCTCGCCGACAATCGTGGCGAGCTCGTCATGCGCGGGGCGATACAGATCGGCGGTCGCGATAAATATTTTCTCGGCGCGATCGTACTCTTCGCTTGGATTGCCTGCCTCGGCCTCGACGCCAACGATGATGCGGGCGCGCACGGCTTGCGCTTTGCGCACGCGCAAATTCGCCTCCAAGATGCGTACGGTCGGCAGTCGCGACGAGGTTGGATCCGTCAAGGCGAGCAGCTCCAGCGCGCGCAAGGCCTTCTCAAACTCTTGCGCCTTGATATAGACCCACGCAATTTCGTAGAGGGCTTCGGAAAACAAATCCGACCGGCGATCGATCATGAGATAGGCGTCCACCGCCGCGCTGGTCAGATCTTTCTCGTAATACAAGCGTCCCAGCGCGAGCTGCGCCAGCTCGATGATGCGCCGATCGGCGCCCGTGCGCGGCCGTAGCTTGAGCAGCCCCGCATACGCCTCGATCGCCTTGTCGAGCTCCTTGCCGGCGACGAACACCGCGCCTTCAAAGAACCGGGCTTGGAATTCGTATGCGCTGCCAGGCTTAACCTGCGCGAAGAAGGTCAGCGCCTCGGCGTTGTTGCCGGTGGCGTACGCGTATTTTCCGCGGACGTACGGCGCCGACGGGCGTTTCTTATCGGCAGGTATCGCGTCGAGCGCGGCGATCCGCGGCGTCACCGAGGCGTTGTCGTCGAGATCGACGGCGAGCTCGATCAGCCGTTCGAGCGCCGACTGATAGTGTTTGCTGGTGGGAAAGGTCTGCACCAAATCGCCGAAGTAGCGCTGCGCGCTCATGTAGTCGTGCCGGCGATACAGCGATTCGGCGAGGTAGTAGAGCGCGACATCGCGATCCCGCAGGCCAGGCTGCAACATGTAGTCGAACAAGAGGATGGCGGCCTCTTCGAAGCGCCCGGTGCCATAGGCGACTTGCGCGTCGATCAGGCGGCGGGTGTACGTCTCGGCCTTGGGCCGTTGCCACTGGGGCGTTGCGACGCTGCCGTTAAGATCGCGCAGCTCGCGCGCGAGGGCGTCGATCGTCTTGCTCGCCGATGCGAGATCCGCGCGGACGCTGGCCGGCGCGGCCGTCGTTGCGATCGCCATGACCGACGCGGCGATGGCGAACATCGCGCGCCTCATGGTGCCTTCACCACGCGCTGGCAAATTCATTTTTTCGGCTCCGCTGGCACGGACGCAGCGGGCACGCTAGGCGTCGGTTCAGCGACTTTTTCTTCGACGAAGGTGAGTTTGAAATCGATCGCGGGGCGATCTTGCACCGGCGTGGTCGCGTTGCCGCGCTCATAGCCGACGACCTCGACACGCAACGCCTTGCCCTCTTCGATGGTGAAGGTATGGCTGCCGCGCGCGGTGAAGGTGGCGGTGTCCATGTAACCAAACACTTTGAAGCCGTAGCCGCGGTACACGGCGACCACGCTGATCGTGTGGCTGCCCGGCGCGACGGGCCCGGTGAGGATGTCAAACGACTTGACGCTATAGAGCGAGGTCGCGCTTTCGTCGGCGCGCGTGAACACCTGCGCGCCGTCGAGCGCGTAGGCGAGCTTGACGAGGCGAAACTTGGTGCTCATCTTATTGCTGTGGAGCAGCGCGAGCTGCGCGCCGATGCCGCCGCCGAGCACGCGTTCTTTGAGCATCGTGATGCGCGCCTTGGTGCGCCACGAACGCTCCTTGAGCGCTTGCACGCGTTGCTCAAGGCCGCGTAGGCGAATACTTGTTGGGACGGAATCGCCGGTGGTGACGAGCTCGGTGGGGGCCGCCGCGTCTGGCGCAGGTGCGGCCGGCGACGCGGGCGTCGCACCCGGTGTCGAGGCGGGAGGCACGGGTGCCGGCGTCGGCGCGGCTCCCGGTTGCGCGAAGGCGGGGGCGATGGCGACGCTGAAGGCAATCGAAAGTAGCGTTGTGCAATACAGGCGTCCCATGGCGTGATGACCCTTCTCAGATTAACAATTCAAAATCTAGCGCGACCCTAGCCGCGGACGAGCCCGCCCGATTTTAGGGTGTAAACATTGAATTAGTATCACTTTTGACGAGGGAGCGGCAACTAAGCGACCGCCTTGGCAACGCGGGGTTGACGGTTTGCTGGCGCAGGCGACGGCGTCGTTGGCAGAGCGTGCAGAAGCTCACAATTGCCATCCACGCATCCGGTAGATTGACGCTATGCGTCCAATCGCCGCTTTTCACTCTGGTCTTCAAGCAAGAATCCACGAATAAGATGCATCGCGAGTTCCTCATGTCGCGACCACGGCGCGGGAACTAAATCAATGTAACATATCGTAATTACTTGCTAGAATATAATTCACCTGTATCGTGTCGCCTTTAACTAGCGCAATCAGCTGCTGTGGATAACTGACGCGACGCCGACGGCGCAAGTCATGGCTTGAGCCCGCGGGGGCAGCCGTGTAGGAGTGCAGCGTGCATTTTATTGACGAAGCGCGGATCTACGTAAAAGCCGGCGACGGTGGCAACGGCTCGGCCGCGATGCGTCGTGAGGATGGCGTGCCGCACGGCGGCCCCTCGGGTGGCGATGGCGGCGACGGCGGCAGCATCGTATTTGTCGCCGACGAACAGCTCGGCTCGCTGATGGATTTTAATTATCGCCGCCATT containing:
- a CDS encoding tetratricopeptide repeat protein gives rise to the protein MRRAMFAIAASVMAIATTAAPASVRADLASASKTIDALARELRDLNGSVATPQWQRPKAETYTRRLIDAQVAYGTGRFEEAAILLFDYMLQPGLRDRDVALYYLAESLYRRHDYMSAQRYFGDLVQTFPTSKHYQSALERLIELAVDLDDNASVTPRIAALDAIPADKKRPSAPYVRGKYAYATGNNAEALTFFAQVKPGSAYEFQARFFEGAVFVAGKELDKAIEAYAGLLKLRPRTGADRRIIELAQLALGRLYYEKDLTSAAVDAYLMIDRRSDLFSEALYEIAWVYIKAQEFEKALRALELLALTDPTSSRLPTVRILEANLRVRKAQAVRARIIVGVEAEAGNPSEEYDRAEKIFIATADLYRPAHDELATIVGEQRDTRLYLGQITSRAADAFTASATMPELAAAWVRDDAAVKRLTVANQDLGDIGDDLRTAEDMIARVDAALSAEHRVSLFPALAKKRQRALAVREELLAIYLELAREGAAREAAHVQGGEGSSIKTARDARQALETELAALPGSDKPAADRVAAARAEYDSLAQDAATMELQLDGLIATSKALRKYASEAKPPLTPAQRLETDQALAAYDIEIDLQRQELQVLAREIDVGRDQAGVSDEVALRRRDLIAALAGAYAAEFAVALPVWARASQLAKAGDIATRGGAAWTTADELIARIDSLVDGQLVEVRAELEQIRADLLAHRGEFEGTQGQSDVIGTDVLAFAFREVIGKFYEILVRSDVGVVDVHWSQREEGLEDLTKLTLERSRELKHLRDEFRDLIEEDQAAKAGEPTTPTAPAPGGEGSQP